From the genome of Candidatus Cloacimonadota bacterium:
GCAGTTATTAAGGGCGATTCTAGGCAAGCATGTATCGCCGCTGCTTCAGTTTTAGCCAAAGTTTATCGTGATAGATTGATGATTGAGATGGACAAGCTATACCCAGAATACAGTTTTGCGCAACACAAGGGTTATGGTACTAAAGCTCATTATGAAGCTCTTAACAGTTTTGGAGCCTGCAAAGAGCATCGGAAAACTTTCAGATTGCACTAACAACAGTTTCAGTTAATACTGCTGCACATGGCTCAGAAACCCTTTCGTAAATTGAATATGAACTAGTCTAAAAGCTTTATCTTATTGGGTATACGCATGTATTCGCTCTTTATTGAGAGGTGTTCCACTCTTTCTTTGGCCAATCAACTGCCTTGAAATCTACTATCCCGACATTATGGTTACCCGTTGACCACCAACCGCTTCAAGCTATTCTTAGCTAAGGATACCCTTGAGATTATCCTGTATGTTAGGGATAACAACCGCTTAATGCATAGCTAGTATTATGTTGAAGACGTGGGGTTAAAGAGTGGGCTGCATGAATGTATTTAACCATTGTACAAGGTCTTATATACTGGAAGTATTGCACATGGGCTATAGATTGAGGGATTCATGGGTCTGTACGAGTTCTGAAATATGCTCAAGACCGTTTAAAAAAAAGGGGTATGGGGGCAAGATCGAACCACCCTTGTTGTATGCTATCGAGGGAATCTATTTATTGCGCAACAAGCATTCAGCGCATAAATGCCAACTGCACCAATGGTGATAAATATCCAGCAACCCTTGTTGATAAATCGCTTTGCTGTTGGCAAGTTTGATTTGTGAGGCACTTAGATAGCGCTCCATAAATCTGGTTATATAGTTTGCCTGTAAAGGTTTAAAGTTGCGATAAGCATCCATCACCGCTGCATCAACGCCCTCTATTCTACGATGCCAAAGGCAAAGAACGGGTAAGAAGATATTTAGATAAATATTATCTTGGATGCTTTTGCCAAGAGTCATCATCTCATTGCCAATGGGATTCTTATGTGCAACAAAGGATTTACGGAACGATTTGTATATTGCAGAATTAGTATGGCAATTACTCATAAAACTTCGGAATAATCCCTTTTCTAGCGTGTTGTGGATTATTGAGCTTATATAAATAATGCGTTTAATTGGGTGGTTTTGAGGTCGTATTCTAAACAATTGCCAGTCTATATCGAATCTCTTGGCAGTATAAGCTTGTTTTTCCCAGGTATCGTGAATAATTAATTGCTGTTCCAAAGAAAGTGCCTTACTTGCTTTTTCCAATAATCCTGAAGCCATTAGATAAATTGAGCATAAATCCTGTACGCTTAAGCCTTCTTGTAGAAAACCCTTAAGTAAGGATAGCGGTAGAGATTGGGCAAGTTGAAGCGTATTTAGCTTATTTTTACTATATCCCAAAGCTTCAAACATGCCTTCATAGAAGATCTGATCGAAACTACTAAGGGAAAGGGCAGTGTTGAAACGCTTTATTTTGCTTTCAAAACGGCGAATACCTGCTCTGTGAAGTATGGCAGCAAGTCTATCATTATCGATTGCTGAAAGGAGATCACAATAAACAGCTGGGCTTGAAGGTATCTTTTGATTGATTGTTAATTTGAGGATATCATCACTCAATTGATGTTCAAGAGTTAGAATTTCAACTGCGTTCCCGTTTTCTAAAATAGTGTAGCTGTATGTCGAGTTATGTTTTAGCACTACGTGCAGTATAACTTGATTGTAAAACAAATCTTCGTGGTGGTTATGGGCTTGCCAATCGGAGGTTTTAAGATGAATTTCAATGTCGCCACGTTGCTGTTTGCCATCAATCTCTATCACGGCATTCTTAAAATCCGGACCACGCCCGGTATTATACTGTCCTTGATATAAAATCTTAAGCAATTTACCGCTATTGCACTTAGGGTGCGTAATAAGATGCCCTTCGTCCCAAATATGATATAAAAATCTTTCTTCCATTACCAGATATGAATTGCTAAAGTATTATATAAGTGGTTCATACATGCTTGCATTAGAAATAACGTTGCAAAAATCTCATGCGCTCACGGGCGGAAGCTGAATTGGCATAGGTATGGGGAGTATACTTTATTGGGTTAGAAAGAATTGCAATCATCCGCATGGATTGTGTAGTGTTTAACTTTGCTGCGCTTTTGCTGTAGTAGGCTCTAGAAGCTGTTTCTATTCCATATACACCCTTACCCCATTCTACATAGTTAAAATAGAGCTCTAACATGCGTCTTTTACTCATGGTTAGTTCCATGATAAGTGTAACCTGAACTTCCAGATATTTCCTAAAATAGTTTCGATGAGTAGTTAAAAATATTGTTCTAGCAAGCTGATTGCTTATTGTTGAAGCGCCAAAACGAACTTCATGTGCTTTTTTATTTCGCTTATAAGCTTCTTTAATCATATTCCATTCGAAGCCAAAATGCTTGTAATAATTACCATCTTCAAGAGCGATTAGCATATCGTGAGTGCGTTGGGGAATTTTCTCCAGCTTGATATATTCGCGTTTATAAATGGGGTGGCCGCGAAATATATAGCGTTCTATCATGAGTGGTGTTACAGGTGGATTTATGAAGTTGAAAAGAATCGACAAAGCGGCAATTATCCCCCAAAACCATAGATGTATTTTAAAAAAGAGACGAAGTATCTTAGATAAGATACTTCGTTTATGCTTTTTGACCTTAGCCATTTATTCCTTTAAAAATTAGTTCTCCTGCTTGTTTGCTTTGTTTACAAAGGCTGCCAAACGAGCTTTGCGCCTGCTTGCAGTACGCTTGTGGATAACACCCTTTTTGGCGGCTTTATCGAGTTGGGCATAAAGCTTATCAAGCTGTTCCATGCGATTTTCTGGATTAACTTGCAGTTCTTTGGTTAGGGTTCTAATTGTGCGTTTAACGTAATTGTTGCGAGCAGCTCTTTTCTTGTCCGTTCCCATACGTTTTTGGGGAGATTTGTGTTGTGGCATCGGTACCTCTTCTCTTTAGTTAGTATTTTTTGTCACAATG
Proteins encoded in this window:
- a CDS encoding DUF2851 family protein translates to MEERFLYHIWDEGHLITHPKCNSGKLLKILYQGQYNTGRGPDFKNAVIEIDGKQQRGDIEIHLKTSDWQAHNHHEDLFYNQVILHVVLKHNSTYSYTILENGNAVEILTLEHQLSDDILKLTINQKIPSSPAVYCDLLSAIDNDRLAAILHRAGIRRFESKIKRFNTALSLSSFDQIFYEGMFEALGYSKNKLNTLQLAQSLPLSLLKGFLQEGLSVQDLCSIYLMASGLLEKASKALSLEQQLIIHDTWEKQAYTAKRFDIDWQLFRIRPQNHPIKRIIYISSIIHNTLEKGLFRSFMSNCHTNSAIYKSFRKSFVAHKNPIGNEMMTLGKSIQDNIYLNIFLPVLCLWHRRIEGVDAAVMDAYRNFKPLQANYITRFMERYLSASQIKLANSKAIYQQGLLDIYHHWCSWHLCAECLLRNK
- the mtgA gene encoding monofunctional biosynthetic peptidoglycan transglycosylase, coding for MAKVKKHKRSILSKILRLFFKIHLWFWGIIAALSILFNFINPPVTPLMIERYIFRGHPIYKREYIKLEKIPQRTHDMLIALEDGNYYKHFGFEWNMIKEAYKRNKKAHEVRFGASTISNQLARTIFLTTHRNYFRKYLEVQVTLIMELTMSKRRMLELYFNYVEWGKGVYGIETASRAYYSKSAAKLNTTQSMRMIAILSNPIKYTPHTYANSASARERMRFLQRYF
- the rpsT gene encoding 30S ribosomal protein S20; translation: MPQHKSPQKRMGTDKKRAARNNYVKRTIRTLTKELQVNPENRMEQLDKLYAQLDKAAKKGVIHKRTASRRKARLAAFVNKANKQEN